In a genomic window of Parus major isolate Abel chromosome 26, Parus_major1.1, whole genome shotgun sequence:
- the PPIL1 gene encoding peptidyl-prolyl cis-trans isomerase-like 1 isoform X1 — protein sequence MAAVPPDSWQPSTVSMETTMGPLVLELYWQHAPRTCKNFAELSRRGYYNGTKFHRIIKDFMVQGGDPTGTGRGGASIYGKQFEDELHPDLKFTGAGILAMANAGPDTNGSQFFLTLGPAQWLDGKHSIFGRVCQGMGVLGRLAMVETNSQDRPLDDVKIIKAYPSG from the exons ATGGCCGCCGTTCCGCCCGACTCCTGGCAGCCGTCCACCGTTTCCATGGAGACCAC GATGGGCCCACTCGTGCTGGAGCTGTACTGGCAACACGCTCCCCGCACCTGCAAGAACTTTGCTGAACTGAGCCGCCGTGGGTACTACAATGGCACCAAGTTCCACCGCATCATCAAGGACTTCATGGTGCAGGGAGGGGACCCCACAGGTACCG GCCGTGGTGGCGCCTCTATCTATGGGAAGCAGTTTGAGGATGAGCTGCACCCTGACCTGAAGTTCACTG GTGCTGGGATCCTGGCAATGGCCAATGCAGGGCCGGACACCAATGGAAGCCAATTTTTCCTGACACTGGGCCCAGCACAGTGGCTGGATGGGAAGCACAGCATTTTTGGGAGGGTGTGCCAAGGAATGGGGGTGCTGGGGCGCCTAGCCATGGTGGAGACCAACTCCCAGGACCGACCTCTCGACGATGTCAAGATCATCAAGGCGTATCCCTCGGGGTAG
- the PPIL1 gene encoding peptidyl-prolyl cis-trans isomerase-like 1 isoform X2, which translates to MGPLVLELYWQHAPRTCKNFAELSRRGYYNGTKFHRIIKDFMVQGGDPTGTGRGGASIYGKQFEDELHPDLKFTGAGILAMANAGPDTNGSQFFLTLGPAQWLDGKHSIFGRVCQGMGVLGRLAMVETNSQDRPLDDVKIIKAYPSG; encoded by the exons ATGGGCCCACTCGTGCTGGAGCTGTACTGGCAACACGCTCCCCGCACCTGCAAGAACTTTGCTGAACTGAGCCGCCGTGGGTACTACAATGGCACCAAGTTCCACCGCATCATCAAGGACTTCATGGTGCAGGGAGGGGACCCCACAGGTACCG GCCGTGGTGGCGCCTCTATCTATGGGAAGCAGTTTGAGGATGAGCTGCACCCTGACCTGAAGTTCACTG GTGCTGGGATCCTGGCAATGGCCAATGCAGGGCCGGACACCAATGGAAGCCAATTTTTCCTGACACTGGGCCCAGCACAGTGGCTGGATGGGAAGCACAGCATTTTTGGGAGGGTGTGCCAAGGAATGGGGGTGCTGGGGCGCCTAGCCATGGTGGAGACCAACTCCCAGGACCGACCTCTCGACGATGTCAAGATCATCAAGGCGTATCCCTCGGGGTAG
- the PSRC1 gene encoding proline/serine-rich coiled-coil protein 1 isoform X1 has product MADDRDVRFVTEESFDFGVLSPSDSQEEEEDEDSPGGGCRHKGGNGRWSPLHGARLEEMVREATRLAAQLEGCHLPPPAPGDPPGPAATPPGTPRSPRRQTFVVKDSPVRALLPTVESQGPAPIPRVPAKPPGASAATSVPEAPPSRNSTAAVKGPSGARGLPTSHVGPSRPCPPQGQWAGARGRSEPPRGGTAGQPKARRGTVPCPPSSRQPHARTTTASVPSGCSPAPTALPKVSPRTPAVGGRTPTPRGVGAARAAPPTTASGCKPGPPPARLRPPRKTAVSSTPR; this is encoded by the exons ATGGCCGACGACCGAG ATGTTCGATTTGTCACCGAGGAGAGCTTCGACTTTGGCGTGCTGTCCCCATCGGACAG ccaggaggaagaggaggatgaggataGCCCGGGCGGCGGGTGCCGGCACAAGGGCGGCAACGGGCGCTGGAGTCCCCTGCACGGGGCCCGTTTGGAAGAGATGGTGCGGGAGGCCACGCGCCTGGCGGCGCAGTTGGAGGGGTGTCACCTGCCCCCTCCCGCCCCTGGAGACCCCCCGGGACCCGCCGCCACGCCCCCCGGCaccccccgcagcccccgccgccAGACCTTCGTGGTGAAGGACAGCCCGGTGCGGGCACTCCTGCCCACCGTGGAGTCGCAGGGACCTGCCCCCATCCCTCGCGTCCCAGCCAAACCCCCGGGGGCCTCTGCTGCCACCAGCGTTCCCGAG GCACCCCCCAGCCGTAATTCCACAGCAGCGGTGAAGGGACCCTCTGGGGCCAGGGGGCTCCCCACCAGCCATGTGGGCCCCTCCCGGCCGTGCCCTCCCCAGGGGCAGTGGGCTGGTGCCCGGGGCAGGTCAGAGCCCCCCCGGGGGGGGACAGCAG GTCAGCCAAAGGCAAGGAGGGGTACAGTCCCCTGCCCGCCCTCCAGCCGCCAGCCCCACGCCAGGACCACCACCGCATCTGTCCCCTCTGGCTGTTCCCCTGCACCCACTGCCCTCCCTAAGGTGTCCCCTCGGACTCCAGCAGTGGGTGGGAGGACCCCCACTCCCAGAG GTGTGGGGGCAGCACGGGCAGCCCCCCCAACTACTGCCTCGGGGTGCAAACCAGGACCCCCCCCTGCCCGCCTGCGGCCCCCACGCAAGACGGCGGTGAGCAGCACCCCGAGGTGA
- the PSRC1 gene encoding proline/serine-rich coiled-coil protein 1 isoform X2 — MADDRDVRFVTEESFDFGVLSPSDSQEEEEDEDSPGGGCRHKGGNGRWSPLHGARLEEMVREATRLAAQLEGCHLPPPAPGDPPGPAATPPGTPRSPRRQTFVVKDSPVRALLPTVESQGPAPIPRVPAKPPGASAATSVPEVSQRQGGVQSPARPPAASPTPGPPPHLSPLAVPLHPLPSLRCPLGLQQWVGGPPLPEVWGQHGQPPQLLPRGANQDPPLPACGPHARRR; from the exons ATGGCCGACGACCGAG ATGTTCGATTTGTCACCGAGGAGAGCTTCGACTTTGGCGTGCTGTCCCCATCGGACAG ccaggaggaagaggaggatgaggataGCCCGGGCGGCGGGTGCCGGCACAAGGGCGGCAACGGGCGCTGGAGTCCCCTGCACGGGGCCCGTTTGGAAGAGATGGTGCGGGAGGCCACGCGCCTGGCGGCGCAGTTGGAGGGGTGTCACCTGCCCCCTCCCGCCCCTGGAGACCCCCCGGGACCCGCCGCCACGCCCCCCGGCaccccccgcagcccccgccgccAGACCTTCGTGGTGAAGGACAGCCCGGTGCGGGCACTCCTGCCCACCGTGGAGTCGCAGGGACCTGCCCCCATCCCTCGCGTCCCAGCCAAACCCCCGGGGGCCTCTGCTGCCACCAGCGTTCCCGAG GTCAGCCAAAGGCAAGGAGGGGTACAGTCCCCTGCCCGCCCTCCAGCCGCCAGCCCCACGCCAGGACCACCACCGCATCTGTCCCCTCTGGCTGTTCCCCTGCACCCACTGCCCTCCCTAAGGTGTCCCCTCGGACTCCAGCAGTGGGTGGGAGGACCCCCACTCCCAGAG GTGTGGGGGCAGCACGGGCAGCCCCCCCAACTACTGCCTCGGGGTGCAAACCAGGACCCCCCCCTGCCCGCCTGCGGCCCCCACGCAAGACGGCGGTGA